Proteins encoded together in one Terriglobus saanensis SP1PR4 window:
- a CDS encoding bifunctional folylpolyglutamate synthase/dihydrofolate synthase: MNYATAIEHLYALGHELAPKPKGSNAPRRKFDLAHMRALAEELGNPQRSFTSILIAGTNGKGSTSATLASILKSAGHSVGLYTSPHLVRVNERIKTSHDGAALRDIDDDTFARLYVRVDDAAAKLVQENKLPHAPSFFEVVTAIAFLAFAEAGVKMAVLEVGLGGQLDATNIVDPILSVITDISLDHTEWLGDTITLIAGEKAGILRENGIMITLPQHADANRALGEVAVAKNVTGINAAEYLPLRSNEAPRKDAANHYSVRVRNEDLAVDSPLAGSHQQRNIALAIATAVALDAKGITISNAAIAEGIRTTAWPGRLQRLTLQGRDVLMDVAHNPAGAWALRSYLSNTFQGPQTLVFSSLADKAVAEMAQILFPLFEEEGGRILLAPMNNPRAATAEQLSSIATELDTKAEVFADVASAMTAALSYGPGTIVVAGSVFLVGEVQALIDRGEWTA; encoded by the coding sequence ATGAACTACGCCACCGCCATCGAGCATCTGTATGCGTTGGGACACGAACTGGCCCCCAAGCCCAAGGGATCCAACGCCCCTCGAAGAAAATTCGATCTCGCGCACATGCGCGCTCTGGCCGAAGAGTTAGGGAACCCTCAACGTTCCTTTACGTCCATCCTGATTGCCGGGACCAATGGCAAAGGGTCGACCTCGGCCACGCTGGCAAGCATTCTGAAGAGCGCGGGCCACAGCGTCGGGCTCTATACTTCGCCGCATCTCGTCCGTGTCAACGAACGCATCAAGACCTCGCACGACGGCGCGGCTCTCCGAGACATCGATGACGACACCTTCGCCCGCCTCTACGTGCGCGTAGACGACGCAGCGGCGAAGCTCGTCCAGGAGAACAAGCTTCCGCATGCCCCCAGCTTCTTTGAAGTCGTAACCGCCATTGCCTTTCTGGCCTTCGCCGAAGCAGGCGTCAAGATGGCGGTTCTCGAAGTCGGTCTCGGCGGACAGCTCGATGCCACCAACATCGTCGATCCCATCCTCAGCGTCATCACCGATATCTCGCTCGACCATACCGAGTGGCTGGGCGACACCATCACGCTCATCGCCGGGGAGAAGGCGGGCATTCTGCGCGAAAACGGCATCATGATCACGCTGCCGCAGCACGCCGACGCCAACCGCGCCCTGGGCGAAGTCGCCGTCGCCAAGAACGTCACCGGCATCAACGCAGCCGAGTACCTTCCTCTGCGCTCGAACGAAGCCCCGCGCAAAGACGCGGCAAACCATTACAGCGTCCGTGTTCGCAACGAAGACCTCGCGGTGGACTCTCCCCTGGCGGGCAGCCATCAGCAGAGAAACATCGCCCTCGCCATCGCCACAGCGGTCGCGCTGGACGCGAAGGGAATCACCATCTCAAACGCCGCGATTGCCGAAGGAATCCGCACCACCGCATGGCCGGGACGCCTGCAGCGTCTCACCCTGCAGGGCCGCGACGTGCTGATGGATGTCGCGCACAATCCCGCAGGCGCCTGGGCGCTCCGCTCCTATCTCTCCAACACCTTCCAAGGCCCGCAGACACTCGTCTTCAGCTCGCTCGCAGACAAGGCCGTCGCGGAGATGGCGCAGATTTTGTTTCCGCTCTTCGAGGAAGAGGGAGGTAGAATTCTGCTCGCACCCATGAACAACCCCCGCGCCGCCACCGCAGAACAGCTCTCCTCCATCGCGACAGAGCTCGACACGAAAGCCGAAGTCTTTGCCGATGTCGCCTCCGCCATGACCGCCGCACTGTCGTACGGGCCGGGAACCATCGTCGTGGCAGGCTCTGTCTTTCTGGTCGGCGAAGTGCAGGCGCTGATCGACCGCGGAGAGTGGACGGCATGA
- a CDS encoding lysophospholipid acyltransferase family protein: protein MSSSTPSPGRKFFLKWLTYLFLAPLMALWTAFCGTLALLVSLWDKPGRQQHAVAQMWAKGMLALALSPMEVIHPERLQRSGGAVYASNHLSYMDTPALFGTLPFQFRILANHYLFKYPFAGGYLERSGQVPIDQTSMRSQVAGLMRGVRSLREGMPLLLFPDGSRASDGHVHQFMSGAAFMALKAQVPIIPMALIGTYELLPMHTYELNPRPLKLVIGEAIDTTGHTTKETEEFTQRLFNSISDMYYEYSPLDRPDLTPESEAKDFAI, encoded by the coding sequence ATGAGCAGCAGTACACCCTCCCCTGGTCGTAAATTCTTCCTCAAATGGCTGACGTATTTGTTCCTTGCTCCCCTGATGGCGCTGTGGACAGCCTTCTGCGGAACCCTCGCGCTTCTGGTCTCTCTGTGGGATAAACCCGGTAGGCAGCAGCACGCCGTCGCACAGATGTGGGCCAAGGGCATGCTCGCACTCGCACTTTCGCCGATGGAGGTCATCCACCCGGAGCGCCTGCAGCGGTCCGGCGGCGCGGTCTACGCCAGCAATCACCTGAGCTATATGGATACGCCCGCGCTCTTCGGAACGCTGCCCTTCCAGTTCCGTATCCTGGCCAATCACTATCTCTTCAAATACCCCTTCGCCGGCGGATATCTCGAACGCTCCGGACAGGTGCCGATCGACCAGACCAGCATGCGGTCACAGGTAGCTGGCCTGATGCGTGGCGTCCGCTCGCTGCGCGAAGGCATGCCGCTGCTCCTCTTTCCCGACGGTTCGCGCGCCTCAGACGGACACGTCCACCAGTTCATGAGCGGCGCAGCCTTCATGGCCCTGAAGGCCCAGGTGCCGATCATCCCCATGGCGCTGATCGGAACCTACGAGCTGCTGCCGATGCATACCTACGAGTTGAATCCTCGTCCATTGAAACTCGTCATCGGCGAAGCCATCGATACGACAGGACACACCACGAAGGAGACGGAAGAGTTTACGCAACGCCTCTTCAACTCCATCAGCGACATGTACTACGAGTACTCGCCGCTGGACCGGCCAGACCTCACGCCGGAGTCCGAAGCGAAAGACTTTGCTATTTAG